The DNA sequence ATGCCGCCGAATTCATGCCGCCGAATTCCACCCTGGTGAAAGCGGCCCCTGACGCTGCCCGAGCGCATGTCGGCGTTCTACGCTCGCCAGCGAACGGCCGCTCCCGGGCAGGTCGATGCAAGGGCTCCAGGCGACGTGCCCACGAGAGACGGAGGGCTGCGGTGACCCACACCCGAGAGAAGGGCATGGACACCCGGGGCGACGTGCGCCCCGCACCCGAGCCCACGAACGGCGGGTACCTGCCACAGCTCGACGGCCTCCGCACCGTCGCCGTCCTCGCGGTCTTCCTGTTCCACACCGAGGCGCGGTGGTTCCCGGGCGGCTACGTCGGGGTCGACGTCTTCTTCGTGCTCTCCGGCTTCCTGATCACCGGTGTGCTCCTGCGCGAGCACGCACGCACGGGCTCGGTGTCGCTGCTCGGCTTCTATCTGCGCCGGGCGCGGCGCCTGCTGCCCGCGCTGCTCCTGCTCGCGGTCGTCCTGAGCGTCGCGTATCTCGTGCTCTTCCAGGGAACGCTGCGAACACAGAGCCTCCTGGGCGTCCTGGCGGCGGTCGGGTACGCGACCTCGCCGATCGCCGCCTCGGGCGTCCACCTGGAGTCGATGCTCCACGCGTGGTCGCTCTCGGTCGAGGAGTACTTCTACGCACTCTGGCCGCTCGTCGTCGTCGTGGTGCTCCGGAGGGTGGGCCGGACTCGGCTGCTCGCCGTCACCGCGGCGATCACCACGGCCGCGGTGCTCTACCGCGTCGGTGTCGCGCTCGCCGGGTGGCCCCGCGACCGGATCTACTACGCGGCCGACACCCGCGCCGAGCAACTGCTGCTGGGCTGCCTGCTCGCGCTCGTCCTGGCCCGGCGCCAGCTGCGCGTGCCCGACTGGCTCGCCGCCGCGTGCGCCATGCTCCTGGGGGCCTTCGTCCTGGTCCCGGACGCCCTCACGGCGCCGTTCTACCTGTACGGCGGCTCGAGCCTCATCGGCGTCGCCGCGGCGACCATCATCGCCGCCCTGACCGCGGCGCGGGCGACGGCGCTGTCCCGCGTCATGTCACTGCGGCCTCTTGTATGGGTCGGGCAGCGCTCCTACGGCGTCTACCTGTGGCACGCGCCCATCGCGGGCATCATCGGGACGCTGGTTCCCGCAGCAGCGGTGAGCCTGCAGCTCGACGCGACGGCCACGGCGCTCAAGCTGGCGCTCACGCTCGTCGTCGCCGCACTGTCGTACCGGTTCGTCGAGAGGCGCGTGATGCGGATGCGCCCGCACAGGGCGAGGTTGTCGGCGCGGCCCGTGTGAGGCTGTGGCGCGACGCGTCAGCCCGTCGTCGCCGCGACCCGGGCGCGCTC is a window from the Xylanimonas ulmi genome containing:
- a CDS encoding acyltransferase family protein — encoded protein: MTHTREKGMDTRGDVRPAPEPTNGGYLPQLDGLRTVAVLAVFLFHTEARWFPGGYVGVDVFFVLSGFLITGVLLREHARTGSVSLLGFYLRRARRLLPALLLLAVVLSVAYLVLFQGTLRTQSLLGVLAAVGYATSPIAASGVHLESMLHAWSLSVEEYFYALWPLVVVVVLRRVGRTRLLAVTAAITTAAVLYRVGVALAGWPRDRIYYAADTRAEQLLLGCLLALVLARRQLRVPDWLAAACAMLLGAFVLVPDALTAPFYLYGGSSLIGVAAATIIAALTAARATALSRVMSLRPLVWVGQRSYGVYLWHAPIAGIIGTLVPAAAVSLQLDATATALKLALTLVVAALSYRFVERRVMRMRPHRARLSARPV